The following coding sequences lie in one Chlorocebus sabaeus isolate Y175 chromosome 29, mChlSab1.0.hap1, whole genome shotgun sequence genomic window:
- the ARRDC4 gene encoding arrestin domain-containing protein 4 yields MAARRGWAVPALFQPQLGLLKRQALGEPVLHRVPHGCRGGLSLPQAPVTAVPLCSRPQLRVSADLRGRDESPGGMGGEAGCAAAVGAEGRVKSLGLVFEDERKGCYSSGETVAGHVLLEASEPVALRALRLEAQGRATAAWGPSAGPRASAGASALAVFSEVEYLNVRLSLREPPAGEGIVLLQPGKHEFPFRFQLPSEPLVTSFTGKYGSIQYCVRAVLERPKVPDQSVKRELQVVSHVDVNTPALLTPVLKTQEKMVGCWFFTSGPVSLSAKIERKGYCNGEAIPIYAEIENCSSRLIVPKAAIFQTQTYLASGKTKTIRHMVANVRGNHIASGTTDTWNGKTLKIPPVTPSILDCCIIRVDYSLAVYIHIPGAKKLMLELPLVIGTIPYNGFGSRNSSIASQFSMDMSWLTLTLPEQPEAPPNYADVVSEEEFSRHIPSYPQPPNCEGEVCCPMFACMQEFRFQPPPLYAEVDPHPSDVEETQPVSFIL; encoded by the exons ATGGCCGCCCGCCGGGGGTGGGCTGTCCCGGCCCTTTTCCAGCCCCAACTAGGTTTGTTAAAGCGACAGGCCCTCGGCGAGCCGGTGCTCCATCGGGTACCGCACGGCTGCCGCGGCGGCCTGAGTCTGCCGCAAGCGCCTGTGACAGCGGTGCCGCTGTGCTCGCGACCCCAGCTCCGGGTCTCTGCCGACCTCAGGGGCAGGGACGAGTCGCCCGGCGGGATGGGCGGCGAGGCTGGGTGCGCGGCGGCCGTGGGTGCCGAGGGCCGCGTAAAGAGCCTGGGTCTGGTGTTCGAGGACGAGCGCAAGGGCTGCTACTCCAGTGGCGAGACGGTGGCCGGGCACGTGCTGCTGGAGGCGTCCGAGCCGGTGGCCCTGCGCGCGCTGCGCCTGGAGGCCCAGGGCCGCGCCACCGCCGCCTGGGGCCCGAGCGCCGGCCCCCGCGCCTCGGCCGGCGCCTCAGCCCTGGCTGTCTTCTCGGAGGTGGAGTACCTGAACGTGCGCCTCAGCCTGCGGGAGCCCCCGGCCG GTGAAGGCATCGTTTTATtacagcctggaaaacatgaaTTTCCATTTCGCTTTCAACTTCCATCTGA ACCTTTGGTCACCTCGTTTACCGGGAAGTACGGAAGCATTCAGTACTGCGTCCGGGCAGTGTTGGAACGACCCAAGGTACCTGATCAGAGTGTAAAGAGGGAACTGCAGGTTGTTAGTCATGTCGATGTCAACACACCAGCATTACTA ACCCCTGTATTGAAAACTCAAGAGAAAATGGTTGGCTGTTGGTTTTTCACTTCTGGTCCAGTCTCGCTGAGTGCCAAAATTGAAAGAAAGGGATACTGTAATG gaGAAGCTATTCCAATCTATGCAGAAATAGAGAATTGTTCCTCTCGTCTGATTGTTCCAAAGGCTGCTATTTTCCAAACCCAGACGTATTTGGCTAGTGGAAAAACAAAGACCATTCGACACATGGTTGCCAATGTGCGAGGAAACCACATCGCTTCCGGGACCACGGACACATGGAATGGGAAAACGCTCAAAATTCCACCTGTCACTCCATCCATCCTGGATTGCTGCATTATCAGAGTGGACTATTCCTTAGCT GTGTACATTCACATTCCTGGTGCTAAAAAGTTGATGCTTGAACTGCCATTAGTGATTGGTACAATTCCATATAATGGTTTTGGCAGCAGAAACTCTAGCATTGCCAGCCAGTTCAGTATGGATATGAGCTGGTTAACACTGACCCTGCCAGAACAGCCTGAAG CACCACCGAATTATGCAGATGTGGTATCAGAGGAAGAATTCTCTAGACACATTCCTTCTTACCCTCAACCCCCTAACTGTGAGGGAGAAGTGTGCTGTCCTATGTTTGCCTGTATGCAGGAATTCCGGTTTCAACCCCCACCTCTTTATGCAGAG GTTGATCCACATCCTAGCGATGTAGAAGAGACCCAGCCTGTTTCCTTCATTCTCTGA